The following proteins are co-located in the Silene latifolia isolate original U9 population chromosome 1, ASM4854445v1, whole genome shotgun sequence genome:
- the LOC141594998 gene encoding uncharacterized protein LOC141594998 isoform X1, whose product MMSKLCTRLLNICIHSYCKLKRLDKAESIIIDGIRLGVLPDVTTYNTLVDAYCRFVDIDAAYRVVVRMQVAGMMPNIVTYNTLLAGASRRCQLSRSLDLFDEMLGLGIAPDVWSYNTLMHCFFRLGKADEAYRVFRDIILNDLHPDETSFNTLINGLCKNGYTDNALMLYRNLKRYGWKLELVTYNILIDGLCKAGRFKSARWILHELAQSGYEPDAFTYTSMLKFCFRFGEIDEGFEVFKKMKSEGYMFDAFAYCTVAGAFAKRGRLIEANECMEAMLNSGVALDTVCYNTLMNLYCKQGKLEAAFELLESMGKEGIDCDAYTHTILIDGLCKAGDFEGAYRHLVYAGSIGFSSLPAFNSLLDRIYKIGQSHTAVNLFESMRIKDEFTYSSMVHNLCKERKFRIASRILMSCVKNGMNILKSAERAVIRGLRATGSRKSARRLQSNIKYLRR is encoded by the coding sequence ATGATGTCGAAATTGTGTACTAGATTGTTGAATATATGCATACATTCTTATTGTAAATTAAAAAGATTGGATAAAGCAGAATCAATCATTATTGATGGTATTAGATTAGGTGTGCTTCCAGATGTAACGACTTATAATACTCTTGTTGATGCTTATTGTCGATTTGTCGACATTGATGCCGCTTACAGAGTTGTTGTTAGAATGCAAGTAGCTGGAATGATGCCGAATATTGTAACATATAATACATTGCTGGCCGGTGCTAGCAGGCGATGCCAATTATCGCGTTCGCTTGatttatttgatgaaatgcttggtTTGGGGATTGCTCCAGATGTGTGGAGTTATAACACATTGATGCATTGCTTCTTTAGATTAGGAAAAGCCGATGAAGCGTATAGGGTTTTTCGGGATATTATTCTTAATGACCTTCATCCTGATGAGACTAGTTTTAATACGTTGATTAATGGGTTGTGTAAGAATGGGTATACGGATAATGCTCTTATGTTGTATAGGAATTTGAAGCGTTATGGGTGGAAACTTGAGTTGGTGACATATAATATTCTTATAGACGGGCTTTGTAAAGCGGGTAGGTTTAAGTCAGCTAGGTGGATACTCCATGAGCTTGCTCAATCTGGATATGAGCCTGATGCGTTTACTTATACTTCGATGTTGAAATTTTGCTTTCGTTTTGGTGAGATTGATGAAGGGTTTGAGGTGTTTAAGAAAATGAAGAGTGAGGGTTACATGTTTGATGCCTTTGCATATTGTACCGTTGCAGGAGCCTTTGCGAAAAGAGGGAGGCTTATAGAGGCGAATGAATGCATGGAAGCCATGTTGAATAGTGGTGTTGCACTTGACACAGTGTGCTATAACACTTTGATGAATCTGTACTGTAAACAGGGAAAGTTGGAGGCCGCATTTGAGTTGTTGGAGTCGATGGGGAAGGAAGGTATAGATTGTGACGCGTATACTCATACCATTCTGATTGACGGATTGTGCAAGGCAGGGGATTTTGAAGGAGCATATAGACATTTAGTATATGCAGGCTCGATTGGGTTTTCAAGTTTGCCTGCCTTTAATAGCCTTCTGGACAGGATTTACAAAATTGGCCAGTCTCATACCGCAGTTAATCTGTTCGAGTCAATGAGGATAAAAGACGAGTTTACTTACTCCTCCATGGTGCACAATCTTTGCAAGGAAaggaagtttaggattgcttcgAGAATATTGATGTCTTGTGTAAAGAATGGGATGAACATACTCAAGTCTGCTGAACGAGCAGTTATTAGAGGCCTTCGTGCTACGGGGTCAAGAAAAAGTGCAAGGAGGTTGCAGTCAAATATTAAATATCTACGTCGTTGA
- the LOC141594998 gene encoding uncharacterized protein LOC141594998 isoform X2: MQVAGMMPNIVTYNTLLAGASRRCQLSRSLDLFDEMLGLGIAPDVWSYNTLMHCFFRLGKADEAYRVFRDIILNDLHPDETSFNTLINGLCKNGYTDNALMLYRNLKRYGWKLELVTYNILIDGLCKAGRFKSARWILHELAQSGYEPDAFTYTSMLKFCFRFGEIDEGFEVFKKMKSEGYMFDAFAYCTVAGAFAKRGRLIEANECMEAMLNSGVALDTVCYNTLMNLYCKQGKLEAAFELLESMGKEGIDCDAYTHTILIDGLCKAGDFEGAYRHLVYAGSIGFSSLPAFNSLLDRIYKIGQSHTAVNLFESMRIKDEFTYSSMVHNLCKERKFRIASRILMSCVKNGMNILKSAERAVIRGLRATGSRKSARRLQSNIKYLRR; this comes from the coding sequence ATGCAAGTAGCTGGAATGATGCCGAATATTGTAACATATAATACATTGCTGGCCGGTGCTAGCAGGCGATGCCAATTATCGCGTTCGCTTGatttatttgatgaaatgcttggtTTGGGGATTGCTCCAGATGTGTGGAGTTATAACACATTGATGCATTGCTTCTTTAGATTAGGAAAAGCCGATGAAGCGTATAGGGTTTTTCGGGATATTATTCTTAATGACCTTCATCCTGATGAGACTAGTTTTAATACGTTGATTAATGGGTTGTGTAAGAATGGGTATACGGATAATGCTCTTATGTTGTATAGGAATTTGAAGCGTTATGGGTGGAAACTTGAGTTGGTGACATATAATATTCTTATAGACGGGCTTTGTAAAGCGGGTAGGTTTAAGTCAGCTAGGTGGATACTCCATGAGCTTGCTCAATCTGGATATGAGCCTGATGCGTTTACTTATACTTCGATGTTGAAATTTTGCTTTCGTTTTGGTGAGATTGATGAAGGGTTTGAGGTGTTTAAGAAAATGAAGAGTGAGGGTTACATGTTTGATGCCTTTGCATATTGTACCGTTGCAGGAGCCTTTGCGAAAAGAGGGAGGCTTATAGAGGCGAATGAATGCATGGAAGCCATGTTGAATAGTGGTGTTGCACTTGACACAGTGTGCTATAACACTTTGATGAATCTGTACTGTAAACAGGGAAAGTTGGAGGCCGCATTTGAGTTGTTGGAGTCGATGGGGAAGGAAGGTATAGATTGTGACGCGTATACTCATACCATTCTGATTGACGGATTGTGCAAGGCAGGGGATTTTGAAGGAGCATATAGACATTTAGTATATGCAGGCTCGATTGGGTTTTCAAGTTTGCCTGCCTTTAATAGCCTTCTGGACAGGATTTACAAAATTGGCCAGTCTCATACCGCAGTTAATCTGTTCGAGTCAATGAGGATAAAAGACGAGTTTACTTACTCCTCCATGGTGCACAATCTTTGCAAGGAAaggaagtttaggattgcttcgAGAATATTGATGTCTTGTGTAAAGAATGGGATGAACATACTCAAGTCTGCTGAACGAGCAGTTATTAGAGGCCTTCGTGCTACGGGGTCAAGAAAAAGTGCAAGGAGGTTGCAGTCAAATATTAAATATCTACGTCGTTGA